A window of Candidatus Rokuibacteriota bacterium contains these coding sequences:
- a CDS encoding PhzF family phenazine biosynthesis protein, protein MSVWLPIVQVNAFTSLPFAGNPAAVVLDAEALSEAQMQRIAAEMKLPGTAFVSRPAGEGTDLRLRTFTPTREVNYSGHTTLAAVHAMIEAGRLPGDGLVFDTPGGRLGVQVERKIGGTSIWLLPRLPSCVPFEGQVPALLETLGLTELELSRWAPTAVTPDADLLVPVRGLEALRRLQPDMERVATFGERNNLRGICVVSKQTVDPDSTTHCRFFAPHYGIPEDFVTGSVHSAVGVWLLEARQVPVIRDHAEFIAEQGDMLGRPGRLFVDVLVASRKPARVRVGGRAVTVLSGSLRLP, encoded by the coding sequence ATGAGCGTCTGGCTCCCCATCGTCCAGGTCAACGCCTTCACCAGCCTCCCCTTCGCCGGCAACCCGGCTGCCGTCGTGCTCGACGCCGAGGCCCTCTCCGAGGCCCAGATGCAGCGGATCGCCGCCGAGATGAAGCTGCCGGGCACCGCCTTCGTCTCGCGCCCCGCGGGCGAGGGCACGGATCTCCGCCTCCGGACCTTCACGCCCACGCGCGAGGTGAACTACTCGGGCCACACGACGCTCGCCGCCGTGCACGCCATGATCGAGGCCGGCCGGCTCCCGGGCGACGGGCTCGTCTTCGACACGCCGGGGGGGAGGCTGGGGGTCCAGGTCGAGCGGAAGATCGGCGGGACGAGCATCTGGCTCCTCCCTCGGCTGCCGAGCTGCGTGCCCTTCGAGGGGCAAGTGCCGGCGCTGCTGGAGACGCTGGGGCTGACCGAGCTCGAGCTGAGCCGCTGGGCGCCGACGGCGGTGACGCCCGACGCCGATCTCCTCGTTCCCGTCCGGGGGCTGGAGGCCCTGCGCCGGCTGCAGCCGGACATGGAACGCGTCGCCACGTTCGGCGAGCGGAACAACCTCCGTGGCATCTGCGTGGTGTCGAAGCAGACGGTGGATCCTGACTCTACGACGCATTGCCGCTTCTTCGCGCCCCATTACGGGATACCGGAGGACTTCGTCACCGGCTCCGTCCACTCCGCCGTGGGCGTCTGGCTGCTGGAGGCCCGCCAGGTTCCGGTGATCCGGGACCATGCCGAGTTCATCGCCGAGCAGGGGGACATGCTCGGCCGGCCGGGGCGGCTCTTCGTCGACGTGCTGGTGGCGAGCCGCAAGCCGGCCCGGGTGCGCGTGGGGGGGCGCGCGGTGACCGTCCTCAGCGGGAGCTTGCGGCTCCCCTGA
- a CDS encoding squalene/phytoene synthase family protein, with protein sequence MAGGDLTSALLKGVSRSFYLSVAVLPSGVRPTIGLAYLLARAADTIADSRLIARRARITHLRALRAELDAPVPGRIEEIAAATREARALGAERTLLERLPDCLAAHRALVPADRERVRAVLATVIEGMTQDLEHFPGEDEQGLAALETRLDLDRYTYLVAGCVGEFWTEVHVAHRPRLRGWDLVRMKALGARFGKALQLTNVLRDLPRDLRQGRCYLPSRDLGFLGLEPRDLLDPASGVALRPLLVELLNVALDHYEAGWQYTFAIPRVETRMRLACAWPLLIGLRTLDLLAREPNWLDPAVTLKVPRVRVYGMIAQSLRTVWSARALGRQARRLRERIGVGRPGRSRP encoded by the coding sequence GTGGCCGGGGGGGACCTCACCTCCGCGCTCCTCAAGGGTGTCAGCCGCTCCTTCTACCTGTCGGTGGCGGTGCTGCCGTCCGGGGTGCGCCCCACCATCGGGCTCGCCTACCTTCTCGCCCGCGCCGCCGACACCATCGCCGATTCGCGCCTCATCGCCCGGCGCGCCCGCATCACCCATCTGCGGGCGCTGCGGGCCGAGCTGGACGCCCCCGTCCCTGGCCGCATCGAGGAGATCGCGGCCGCCACGCGCGAGGCCCGGGCGCTCGGGGCCGAGCGAACCCTGCTCGAGCGCCTCCCCGACTGCCTCGCCGCCCACCGCGCGCTGGTCCCCGCGGACCGCGAGCGCGTGCGCGCGGTGCTCGCCACCGTCATCGAGGGGATGACCCAGGACCTCGAGCACTTTCCGGGCGAGGACGAACAGGGGCTCGCGGCCCTCGAAACGCGCCTGGATCTCGACCGCTACACCTATCTGGTGGCCGGCTGCGTCGGCGAGTTCTGGACCGAGGTGCACGTGGCCCACCGTCCGCGCCTCCGCGGCTGGGACCTGGTGAGGATGAAGGCGCTGGGCGCCCGCTTCGGCAAGGCGCTGCAGCTCACGAATGTCCTCCGCGATTTGCCCCGCGACCTGCGCCAGGGGCGCTGCTACCTGCCGAGCCGCGACCTGGGCTTCCTGGGCCTCGAGCCGCGCGACCTCCTGGACCCGGCCTCCGGGGTCGCGCTCCGCCCCCTGCTGGTGGAGCTCCTCAACGTGGCGCTGGACCACTACGAGGCGGGCTGGCAGTACACCTTCGCCATCCCCAGGGTCGAGACGCGGATGCGGCTGGCCTGCGCCTGGCCGCTCCTGATCGGGCTCCGGACGCTCGACCTGCTCGCCCGGGAGCCGAACTGGCTCGACCCGGCGGTCACGCTCAAGGTGCCGCGCGTCCGCGTCTACGGCATGATCGCGCAGTCGCTCAGGACGGTCTGGTCCGCGCGCGCGCTCGGCCGTCAGGCGCGGCGCCTCCGGGAGCGGATCGGAGTGGGGAGGCCCGGAAGAAGCCGGCCATGA
- a CDS encoding M23 family metallopeptidase, with protein MEGSLGGRGLTFFPYGAGWAALAGIDLEARPGRTAWRLGVVDADGQGRQLRGRITVRARRFPVQRLTLPGHMVDLDPDTERRAESESARLRTLYETATPERLWRGRFTRPVDAEGKGEGFGSRRIINGQPRMPHSGLDFRAERGTPVVAANRGQVALVADFFFPGRLVAIDHGLGVYTLYMHLDRVDVTEGARVERGEPIGAVGASGRATGPHLHFAAQVRQARVDPGALFGVPLGD; from the coding sequence GTGGAGGGGAGCCTGGGCGGGCGCGGGCTCACCTTCTTCCCCTACGGCGCGGGCTGGGCCGCGCTGGCCGGCATCGACCTCGAGGCGCGCCCCGGCAGGACGGCCTGGCGCCTCGGCGTCGTGGACGCGGATGGCCAGGGTCGGCAGCTGCGCGGGCGCATTACGGTCCGGGCGCGCCGGTTCCCGGTCCAGCGTCTCACGCTGCCCGGGCACATGGTGGACCTCGATCCGGACACGGAGCGCCGCGCCGAGTCGGAGTCGGCGCGGCTCAGGACGCTGTACGAGACGGCGACCCCGGAGCGACTCTGGCGCGGTCGCTTCACGCGGCCCGTCGACGCCGAGGGCAAGGGCGAGGGCTTCGGCTCGAGGCGCATCATCAACGGCCAGCCGCGGATGCCGCACTCGGGCCTGGACTTCCGGGCGGAGCGCGGCACGCCGGTCGTCGCGGCGAACCGCGGCCAGGTGGCCCTGGTGGCCGACTTCTTCTTTCCGGGGCGTCTCGTCGCGATCGACCACGGCCTCGGCGTCTACACGCTCTACATGCACCTGGACCGCGTGGACGTGACCGAGGGCGCCCGCGTGGAGCGGGGCGAGCCCATCGGGGCGGTGGGCGCGTCCGGGCGCGCCACCGGACCCCACCTGCACTTCGCCGCCCAGGTACGGCAGGCTCGCGTGGACCCGGGCGCGCTCTTCGGCGTGCCGCTCGGCGACTGA